A window of the Gossypium hirsutum isolate 1008001.06 chromosome A05, Gossypium_hirsutum_v2.1, whole genome shotgun sequence genome harbors these coding sequences:
- the LOC107959356 gene encoding 60S ribosomal protein L10a encodes MSKLQSDALREAISTIVAQSKEKQRKFTETIELQIGLKNYDPQKDKRFSGSVKLPHIPRPKMKICMLGDAQHVEEAEKIGLDYMDVEALKKLNKNKKLVKKLAKKYHAFLASESVIKQIPRLLGPGLNKAGKFPTLVTHQESLESKVNETKAMVKFQLKKVLCMGVAVGNVAMEEKQIFQNVQMSVNFLVSLLKKNWQNVRCLYLKSTMGPSNRIF; translated from the exons ATGAG TAAGCTTCAGAGTGATGCGCTTAGAGAAGCTATTTCAACCATTGTAGCTCAGTCAAAGGAGAAACAGCGCAAATTTACTGAGACCATTGAACTCCAGATTGGTCTGAAAAACTATGATCCTCAAAAAGACAAGCGATTCAGTGGATCTGTGAAGCTGCCTCATATTCCTCGCCCCAAGATGAAGATTTGCATGCTTGGAGATGCTCAACACGTTGAAGAG GCAGAGAAGATAGGTTTGGATTATATGGACGTGGAAGCATTGAAGAAACTGAACAAGAATAAGAAGTTGGTGAAGAAGCTTGCGAAGAAGTATCATGCCTTTTTGGCTTCTGAATCTGTCATCAAGCAAATCCCACGTCTTCTGGGTCCTGGTCTCAACAAAGCAG GTAAATTCCCAACCCTTGTCACTCACCAGGAATCACTAGAGTCGAAGGTGAATGAGACAAAGGCAATGGTTAAGTTCCAGCTGAAGAAAGTTTTATGCATGGGAGTTGCTGTTGGGAATGTTGCAATGGAGGAGAAGCAGATCTTCCAAAATGTGCAAATGAGCGTCAATTTCCTTGTTTCCTTGTTGAAGAAAAATTGGCAAAAT GTGAGGTGCCTCTACTTGAAGAGCACCATGGGTCCTTCAAACAGGATCTTTTGA
- the LOC107959358 gene encoding uncharacterized protein isoform X2, which produces MGDSKLDWASLLGGLPDSDELMSLLMNDVKVEKPEDEQPQEGSKFLVQPTTVIPQQQDIHNVATDVETGSSSCRLNDQNKIIRNGGCLINPLGFPYRSRMQVLAADAPSGSGELLVMNDLPVYKRGRNNIQEAIEEAEQKKRKNKIKNRISAEKSRAKSKEHTRFLEEKVEQLRNENAHLKKLLSLEAASTERLPEEREEIYGKRQNSV; this is translated from the exons ATGGGGGATAGTAAATTGGATTGGGCTAGTTTACTTGGTGGATTACCAGACTCTGATGAATTGATGTCACTGTTAATGAATGATGTCAAAGTTGAGAAACCAGAAGATGAACAGCCGCAAGAAGGCAGCAAATTCCTAGTGCAACCGACGACAGTGATACCACAGCAGCAGGACATTCATAATGTTGCGACAGATGTTGAAACTGGTTCTTCTTCTTGTCGTCTAAATGATCAGAATAAGATTATCAGAAATGGAGGGTGTTTAATTAATCCATTAGGGTTCCCATATAGGTCTCGAATGCAGGTTTTGGCTGCAGATGCACCATCAGGAAGTGGAGAGTTGCTCGTAATGAATGATTTACCTGTTTACAAGAGAGGGAGGAACAATATACAAGAAGCCATTGAAGAGGCTGAGCAAAAGAAGAGGAAGAATAAGATCAAAAACAGAATATCAGCTGAAAAATCTCGAGCCAAGTCTAAG GAGCATACAAGATTTCTGGAAGAAAAAGTGGAGCAATTGAGAAATGAGAATGCACATTTAAAGAAATTACTTTCCCTG GAAGCTGCATCAACTGAGAGACTCCCAGAG GAAAGAGAAGAGATCTATGGGAAAAGGCAAAACAGTGTTTAG
- the LOC107959358 gene encoding uncharacterized protein isoform X1 yields MGDSKLDWASLLGGLPDSDELMSLLMNDVKVEKPEDEQPQEGSKFLVQPTTVIPQQQDIHNVATDVETGSSSCRLNDQNKIIRNGGCLINPLGFPYRSRMQVLAADAPSGSGELLVMNDLPVYKRGRNNIQEAIEEAEQKKRKNKIKNRISAEKSRAKSKEHTRFLEEKVEQLRNENAHLKKLLSLVRDLTFLLDKKLRKYTIFSYLPCTTC; encoded by the exons ATGGGGGATAGTAAATTGGATTGGGCTAGTTTACTTGGTGGATTACCAGACTCTGATGAATTGATGTCACTGTTAATGAATGATGTCAAAGTTGAGAAACCAGAAGATGAACAGCCGCAAGAAGGCAGCAAATTCCTAGTGCAACCGACGACAGTGATACCACAGCAGCAGGACATTCATAATGTTGCGACAGATGTTGAAACTGGTTCTTCTTCTTGTCGTCTAAATGATCAGAATAAGATTATCAGAAATGGAGGGTGTTTAATTAATCCATTAGGGTTCCCATATAGGTCTCGAATGCAGGTTTTGGCTGCAGATGCACCATCAGGAAGTGGAGAGTTGCTCGTAATGAATGATTTACCTGTTTACAAGAGAGGGAGGAACAATATACAAGAAGCCATTGAAGAGGCTGAGCAAAAGAAGAGGAAGAATAAGATCAAAAACAGAATATCAGCTGAAAAATCTCGAGCCAAGTCTAAG GAGCATACAAGATTTCTGGAAGAAAAAGTGGAGCAATTGAGAAATGAGAATGCACATTTAAAGAAATTACTTTCCCTGGTGAGAGATCTCACGTTTCTTCTTGACAAGAAACTGAGAAAATATACAATATTTTCCTATTTGCCGTGTACTACTTGTTGA